In a single window of the Salmo trutta chromosome 21, fSalTru1.1, whole genome shotgun sequence genome:
- the LOC115157515 gene encoding protein shisa-like-2A → MSSECTSYYSAENVFMNGSSCPKEGSDPSATFCCGFNDIKYCCDDPNSFFPYEYGYMWWLSFGALIGLSIAAVVLLAFLITVCVLCYLFIATKPSRLDNGLPLRAPGLNPSEGPSHSGPAPSIGPQGFRKHFFSRKLDCDNQPPDPERLFQRCFVTTVNMEGPS, encoded by the exons ATGAGTTCGGAGTGCACAAGCTACTACAGCGCAGAGAATGTGTTCATGAATGGCTCTTCATGTCCTAAAGAAGGGAGCGATCCGAGCGCGACATTCTGCTGCGGATTTAACGATATCAAGTATTGCTGTGATGATCCCAACAGCTTTTTCCCTTATGAGTATGGATACATGTGGTGGCTCAG ctTTGGGGCTCTGATAGGTCTGTCCATAGCAGCGGTGGTTCTCCTGGCCTTCCTCATCACAGTCTGTGTCCTCTGCTACCTCTTCATCGCCACTAAGCCCAGTCGCCTTGACAACGGCCTGCCACTACGAGCACCAG GTTTGAACCCCAGTGAGGGCCCCAGCCACTCTGGCCCAGCACCTTCCATCGGTCCACAGGGCTTCAGGAAGCACTTCTTCAGCAGGAAGCTGGACTGTGACAACCAGCCACCCGACCCTGAGAGATTGTTCCAGAGGTGCTTCGTCACCACCGTCAACATGGAGGGCCCATCGTAG